TGGTTCGCGGCTCACGCCGGTCGGCGTGGTGCTGGACGAGGTCCCGCCGCCGCATCCGGTCGACCTGCTGGTGGGCACCAACTCCGAGGAGTCGCGCCTGTACCAGCTTCCCGAGCACAGCGCGGGGATCGACCGGATGTTCCGCGACGGCCGCGAACGCCTGATCTCGCTCTACGACAAGGCGTTCACCTACGAGTTCGACTGGCGGGGCGGCCCGTTCGGTGCCTGCCACACCGCGGAGCTGCCGTTCGTGTTCGACCGGGTGGACCTGCCCGAACTACGCACGCCGGGCGGGCTGCTCGGACCGGACGTGCCGGACGGGCTGGCCGCCGAGATGCACGGCGCGTGGGTCCGCTTCGCTCGCACGGGCGACCCCGGCTGGACGGGGGAACGCCGGTTCACTGCTGGTAGTAGTAGCTCTGGGCGCTGAACCCGATGTCCGGGTTCCAGCCCCAGCCGCTCATCTGGTGGCTCTGGCCGGTGCAGTCGGTGCCCGCGTACAGGGTCACCGGCTTGGCGGCGGAGATCTCGTAGGAGCGCGACGGTGGCAGGTGCCAGCAGCCGGAGTAGTAGATAGTGGTCTGGTACCAGGGGCCGTTGAAGCCGGGTTGGGGCCAGAAGCAGCCGTTGTAGATGTTGCTGCAGAGCGCTTCGGGCCCTTCGGGTGCGGGTTCGGCCTGGGCCGGGGTGGCGAAGCCGAAGAGGGCGAGCAACGGGAAGATCAACGCGGTTCTTCGCAGTTTCCTCATTCGGGAAAGCCTAGCCAGCTCCGGCCGTGATCGGGACTCGAGCGAATCCCGCGACCGCGTTGAGTACGGTGGACGGTGAACCGAGGAGGAGCACGCATGGACCCCATCTCCACCGTCGACCTGTACTGGCGGCCCGGCTGCCCGTTCTGCATGGACCTGATGCCCCGGCTGCGCCGCAGCAACCTCCCGGTGCGCGAGTTCAACATCTGGGAGGACCCGGAGGCGGCGGCGCGGGTGCGGGCGGCCGCGGACGGCAACGAGATCGTGCCCACCGTTTTTGTCGGCGGGCACGCCATGATCAACCCGAGCTTCGAGCAGATCGAAGCCGCCGTCCGCGAGCACGCCCCGCAACTGCTCGCCTCCTAGCGGGGCCAGGGAGGTCACGGACGTGGCGCGTTGCGCAGGTTGCTGCGCGCCATGTCGATCATCTTGCCGACGCCGCCGTTGAGCACGGTCTTGCTGGCGGCCAGCGCGAAACCGCGCACCATCTCGCCGGTGATCTTCGGCGGGATCGACAGCGCGTTCGGGTCAGTGACCAGCTCGACCAGCGACGGGCCGGGGTGGTCGAACGACTTCCGCAGCGCGTCGCCGATCCGCGCCGGGTCCTCCACCCGGACCGAGTGGATGCCGCACGCCTCGGCGATCGCGGCGAAGCTCACCGGGACCTGGTCGGTGCCGTAGTCGGGCAGGCCGTCCACCAGCATCTCCAGCTTGACCATGCCGAGCGTGGAGTTGTTGAACAGCACCACCTTCACGCCGATGTCGTAGGCGGAGAGGGTGAGCAGGTCGCCCATCAGCATGGCCAGCCCGCCGTCGCCGGAGATCGAGACCACCTGCCGCTCCGGCTGCGCCAGCTTCGCGCCGATGGCGTGCGGCAGCGCGTTGGCCATGCTGCCGTGGCGGAACGAGCCGATCACCCGTCGCCTGCCGTTGGGCGTGAGGTAACGCGCCGCCCAGACGTTGCCCATGCCGGTGTCCACGGTGAACACCGCGTCCTCGTCGGCGAGTTCGTCGACCAGGTCGGCGGCGTATTCGGGGTGGATCGGGCGGTGCTGCTCGGAGCGGGTGGTGTAGGCGTCGACCACCTTCTCCAGCCGCCGCACGTGCTCGCGCAGCATCCGGTCGAGGAAGGTGCGGTCGGTGTGCCCGCGCAACAGCGGCAGCACCGCCTTGATGGTCTCCTTGACGTCGCCGTGCAGCGCCAGCTCGAGCGGCGTGCGGCGGCCGAGGTGCGCCGGGTCGATGTCGATCTGGATGGTGCGGGCCTGCGGCAGGAAGTTGTCGTAGGGGAAGTCGGTGCCCAGCAGCACCACCACGTCGGCCTCGTGCATCGCGTCGTAGCAGGCGCCGTAGCCGAGCAGCCCGCTCATGCCCACGTCGTACGGGTTGTCGTACTGGATCCACTCCTTGCCGCCGAGCGAGTGGCCGACCGGGGCGGCCAGCCGCTCGGCCAGCGCCATCACCTCGTCGTGCGCGCCCGCCGCACCCGCCCCGGCGAACAGCATCACCTTCTGGCCGGAGTCCAGCAGCCGGGCCAGCTCGGTGACCTGGTCGGCGGGCGGAATGGTGGGGGAGGGCTTGACCAGCTGCACCCGCTCCACCCCGGGCACCGGCGCCCTGCGCTCGGAGACGTCACCGGGAATGGTCAGCACCGACACCCCGCTCTTGCCGACCGCGGTCTGCATGGCGATGCGCAGCAGCCGCGGCATCTGCTCCGGCTGGGAGACCAGCTCGCTGAAGTGGCTGCACTCGACGAACAGCCGGTCGGGATGGGTTTCCTGGAAGAAGCCGGTGCCGACCTGCGCGGACGGGATGTGCGAGGCGATCGCCAGCACCGGCGCGCCGCTGCGGTGGGCGTCGAACAGGCCGTTGATCAGGTGCAGGTTGCCCGGCCCGCAGCTGCCGGCGCAGACCGCGAGCTTGCCGGTGACCTGCGCTTCGGCGGCGGCCGCGAAGGCGGCGGTCTCCTCGTGCCGGACGTGGACCCACTCGATGCCGTCGGTCCGGCGGACGGCGTCCACGATCGGGTTGAGGCTGTCGCCGACGATGCCGTAGATCCGCTCGACCCCGGCTTCGCGCAGCGTGCGCACCAGTTGCTCGGCCACTGTTGCCATTCCTCGGTCCTCCGTGCTTCGTCGATCGGTACCTCCAGGTTCACCCTGTCGGCGGCATGTGTCCAATGCCTGATTCTCACCGGTTCGATGCACTGGAACTATGGATCGCATGGAACTGCGAGTTCTGCGCCTGTTTCGGGAGGTCGCCGAGGGCGCGACGGTGACCGATACGGCAACCCGGGCGAGGGTCACCCAACCGGCGCTTTCCCGCGCGCTGAAACGGCTGGAGCACGAAGTGGGCGCCGAGCTGTTCCAGCGCTCCGGCCGCGCGCTGCGGCTGACCCCGGCCGGGCGCGCGTTCAAGCAGCACACCGACGCGGTGCTGGAGAGCTACGACCTCGGGGTGCGGGCGGTCGGTGAGCTGGTCGACCCGGACACCGGTGTGGTGGCGCTGGCGTTCCTGCACACGCTGGGCACCTGGCTGGTGCCGCCGGTGCTGAGCGGGTTCCGGCGGCGCCACCCGCGCGTGCGGTTCGAGCTGCGGCAACACGGCGAGGCGGGGCTGACCGCGGAACTGCTCGACGGCACCGCCGACCTGGTGCTGACCAGCGGCGATCCCGGCGACGCGCGGATAGCCTGGCAACGCCTGCTGGTGCAGCCGCTGCGCGTGGCCGTGCCGCCGAACCACCGGTTCGCCCGGCGAAAGCAGATCCGGCTCGCGGAACTGGCCGACGAGCCGTTCATCTTGCTGCGCAAGGGTTACGGACTGCGCGACACCACCGAGGCGCTGTGCGCCGAAGCCGGGTTCAGCCCGCTCGTCGGCTTCGAGGGTGACGAGGTGGAGACGCTGCGCGGCCTGGTGACCGCCGGACTCGGCGTCTCGCTGCTGCCGCTGCCGCACACCGCGATGTTCCCGCCGTCCCCGGCGGAGCACCCGGCACCGCACCTGCGAGTGTCCGATGTGGTCTGTGCGCGTGACATCGGCATCGCCTGGCTCGCGGGCCGCGACCTGCCACCGGCCGGCGAATCCTTCCGGCGGCACGTGCTCGCCACCGCACCCCGGGCCCTGCCGGAGGACTAGCGGCGTCGCGAGGCGCGCAGGAACTCCCGGTTCAGGTTGGCGATGCTGGTGAACGGGATGCCCTTGGGGCACGCCGCCACGCATTCGCCGACGTTCGTGCAGCCGCCGAAGTCCTCGGCGTCCATCGTCTCCACCATGTCCAGGACGCGCTGTTCGCGTTCCGGCGAACCCTGCGGCAGCACGTTCAGGTGCGTCACCTTTGCCGCGGTGAACAGCATCGCCGAGCCGTTCGGGCAGGCCGCCACGCAGGCACCGCAGCCGATGCAGGTGGCGTTGTCGAAGGCCAGGTCGGCGTCCGGCTTCGGCACCGGGGTGGCGTGCGCCTCGGGCGCGGCGCCGGTGGGGGCGGTGACGTAACCGCCAGAGCCGATGATCCGGTCGAACGCCGATCGGTCCACCACCAGGTCCTTGACCACCGGGAAACCCTTGGCCCGCCACGGTTCCACGTCGATCACGTCACCGTCGCGGAAGGAGCGCATGTGCAGCTGGCAGGTGGTGGTCCGCTCGGGGCCGTGCGCCTCGCCGTTGATCACCACCCCGCACGAACCGCAGATGCCCTCGCGGCAGTCGTGGTCGAAGGCGACCGGCTGCTCGCCGTGCCCGATGAGTTCCTCGTTGAGCACGTCCAGCATCTCCAAAAAGGACATGTCCGGGCTGACGCCGTCGACCGGGTAGGTGACCATGCCGCCTTCGTCGGCCGGGCCGGACTGGCGCCAGATGCGCACGGTGAGCTTCACGTGTAACTCCGCTGGGTGGGGTGTACGTAGTCGAATTCGAGATGTTCCTTGTGCAGCACCGGCTTTTCCTCGCCGTACTGCCAGGCGGCGACGTAGCTGAACCGCTCGTCGTCGCGCTGCGCCTCGCCTTCGGGTGTCTGGTGCTCTTCGCGGAAGTGCCCGCCGCAGGACTCTTCGCGGACCAGGGCGTCGAGCAGCATCAGCTCGCCGAACTCGAGGAAGTCGGCGACGCGGCCGGCCTTCTCCAGCTCCTGGTTCAGCTCGGCGCCGCTGCCGGGAATGCGCACCCGCCGCCAGAATTCCTCACGCAGCGCGGGAAGCCGTCCGAGTGCCTTGCGCAGCCCGGTTTCGTTGCGGGCCATGCCGCAGTGATCCCACATCAGCATGCCCAGCTCGCGGTGGAAGGAGTCCACCGTGCGATCGCCCTGCACGGCCAGCAGCCGGTCCACCCGTGAGCGCACCTCGGACTCCACTTCGGACGCCGCGTCGGGCGGCACCGGCTCGAAGGTGCCGCGCGCGAGGTAGTCGTTGATCGCCGGTGGCAGAACGAAGTAACCGTCCGCCAGTCCCTGCATCAGCGCGGAGGCACCGAGGCGGTTCGCGCCGTGGTCGGAGAAGTTGGCCTCCCCGATGGCGAACAGCCCGGGCACGGTGGTCTGCAGGTCGTAGTCGACCCACAGCCCGCCCATCGTGTAGTGGATCGCCGGATAGATGCGCATCGGGACCTCGTACGGGTTCTCCGCGGTGATGCGCTCGTACATGTCGAAGAGGTTGCCGTACTTGGCTTCGATGGCCGGACGGCCGAGGCGCGCGATGGCGTCGGCGAAGTCCAGGTACACGCCGAGCCCGCCCGGCCCGACCCCGAAACCGGCGTCGCACTGGTTCTTCGCCGCCCGCGAGGCGATGTCGCGCGGCACCAGGTTGCCGAAGCTCGGGTACAGCCGTTCGAGGTAGTAGTCGCGTTCGGACTCCGGGATCTGGTTCGGCGGGCGCTCGTCCCCGGCCCGCTTCGGCACCCAGATGCGCCCGTCGTTGCGCAGCGACTCGCTCATCAGCGTCAGCTTCGACTGGTGCTCGCCCGAGCGCGGGATGCAGGTCGGGTGGATCTGGGTGAAGCACGGGTTGGCCAGGTAGGCGCCGCGCTTGTGCGCCCGCCAGATGGCCGTGGCGTTGGAGCCCTTGGCGTTGGTGGACAGGTAGAACACGTTGCCGTAGCCACCGGTGGCCAGCACCACCGCGTCCGCGAGATGGCTGGTCACCTCGCCGGTGATCAGGTCGCGCGCCACGATGCCGCGGGCCCTGCCGTCGACCACGATCAGGTCGAGCATCTCGGTGCGCGCGTGCATTTCCACGTTCCCGGCGTCGATCTGCCGCGACAGCGCCTGGTACGCGCCGAGCAGCAGCTGCTGCCCGGTCTGCCCGCGCGCGTAGAAGGTGCGCTGCACCTGGACCCCGCCGAACGAACGGGTGTCGAGCAGCCCGCCGTACTCGCGGGCGAACGGCACGCCCTGCGCGACGCACTGGTCGATGATCTGCCCGGAGATCTCCGCCAGCCGGTACACATTGGACTCGCGGGAGCGGAAGTCACCGCCCTTGACCGTGTCGTAGAACAGCCGGTACACCGAGTCGCCGTCGTTGCGGTAGTTCTTCGCGGCGTTGATCCCGCCCTGCGCGGCCACCGAATGCGCGCGGCGCGGGGAATCCTGGAAGCAGAACTGGGTCACGTGGTAACCCTGCTCGGCCAGGGTGGCCCCGGCCGAGCCGCCGGCCAGCCCGGTGCCGACCACGATCACCCGGTGCTTGCGGCGGTTGGCCGGGTTGACCAGCTTCGCGGTGAACTTGCGCTCGTCCCAGCGGCGCTCGATCGGGCCGCCGGGTGCCCTGGTGTCGGCGATCGGCTCGCCCGGTTCGTATTCGTCCATGTCAGTTCACCATCCCGGTCATCACGGCGATCGGCACCAGCAGGAAGCCCGCGGTGATCACGAAGGCGAGCGCGGACCCGGTGCCCTTGAGCGCCCGCCGCCGCGCCGGGTGGTTCACCCCGAGTGTCTGCGCGGCGCTGAAGAAGCCGTGGTTGATGTGCAGGCCGACGAGGATCACCGGCACGAAGTAGATCAGGTTGATCCACCACACCTGGAAGTTCGTCACCACGTTCTGGTACGGGTGGTGCGGCACGAAGTCGGGGTGCACCGCGCCCACGGTCAGGTCGAGCACGTGCCAGACCAGGTAGAAGGCGATGATCACCCCGCCCCAGCGCATGGTGCGGGTGGCGAAGGTGGCCCTGGGGCGCCTGCCGTGCACGTAGCGCACCGGCCGCGCCCTGCGGTCGCGCCGGGAGAGCTGGGCGGCCGCGGTGATGTGCAGGACCAGCGCGATCAGCAGCCCGGTGCGCTGGATCCACAGGTACCACCCGTGGTGCAGCACGGGCCCGCCGATGGTGCGCAGCCAGGCGGAGTAGGCGTCGAACTCGGCGGGGCCGAAGAAGATCTTGAGATTCCCGGCCATGTGCGCGAGCAGGAAGGCGACCATGAGCAGGCCGGTGACCGCCATCACCACCTTCTTGCCGATGGTCGATCGCCAGAAGTCCAGTAGTGCCGGGCGTTTTCGCGTCTTCTTCTTCGTTGCTGCCGACGCTGTCCCGGCGGGTGCGAGTACCACGCTTCGACGGTAAGCCGAGTGCTGTTCAGAGGGCAAACAGATCTTTGCTCTGATGACGAGAGCCTATGCCTATGATGGGGTATGCAGTTCCAGCAGCTGGCGTACTTCGTGGCGGTCGCCGAGACGCGGCACTTCACCCAGGCCGCCGAGCGCATGCGGGTGGCGCAGCCCTCGCTGTCGCAGCAGGTCAAGGCGCTCGAACGGGACGTCGGCGCGACGCTGTTCCACCGCATCCGCGGCAACGTCACGCTCACCGAGGCGGGGGAGACGCTGCTGCCGTTCGCCCGCCGCATCCTCGCCGAGACCGAGACGGCCTACCGCGCGGTCCGCGAACTCGACGAGCTGGGGCGCGGGCGGGTGCGGTTCGGGGCGACGCCGAGCCTGTGCACCGGCGTGCTGCCGCGCCTGCTGGCCACCTTCCGCGGCAAGTACCCCGGCATCGAACTGGTGCTGCAGGAGGGCGGCTCGCGGGATCTGCAGGCGGCGCTCTCGGAGGGCACGCTGGACCTGGCGATGATCGTCGACTCCCGGGTGCACGACGATCACCGGCTCTCGACCGTGCCGTTGTTCGTCGAAGAGCTGGTGGTGATCTCGCCGAAGGACGAGCCGGCGCCGGTGGCGGGGGCGCGGATGAAGATCCGCGACCTGCGCGGTCATCCGCTGGTGATGTTCCGCCGGGGGTACGACCTGCGCGAGGCGACCATGGACGCGTGCCGTGCCGAGGGCTTCGAACCGGATTTTGCCATCGAGGGCGGGGAAATGGACGCGGTGCTCGAATTCGTCCGCGCCGGGATCGGTCTCGCCGTGGTCCCGGGGACGGTGGTCGGGGACCGGTTCCGCATCACGCGATTCGGTCCGCCCGGCCTGGCCCGCACCGTGCGCCTGGCCTACCGGCGCGACGTGGAACCGTCCCGCGCGGTGCGTGCCCTGCGCGACGCCGTGCCGCGCCTGCTCTACCAGGCCACCGCCGCCACCACCGGCGAAACCCTTACGCGCATAATCCAGGTGGAGTAAGGGTTTCAGCGTGGACGGAAACCCGTGACCACCCCGGTCCGGGCGCAGTAGCTTTCTCCCGACGGCGGGCCATCACGCGCCGGCCGGACACTGGGGAAAGGGTTCGCTGTGCTTTCGAGGATCACGCAGTTCATGGCCGCCGCGTTGTTCGCGCTGGTGCTGGTGCCGGGGACGGCTTCGGCGGCGCCGGTTTCGAGTTCGGGTCCGGCTTCGAGTTCGGCAGCGGAAGGCGTCAACGACTGTCCCGGCAACTGGATCTGCTGGTGGAGCCAGAGCAACTACAACGGCCAGCGCGCCGGTGGCGAGCACGGCGCGGACGGCTGCTGGAACCTGGTCGGGCCGCCGAACTTCGCCTACTCGATGACCAACAACACCAACGTCAACATCACCATGCAGTCGCGGCCGTGTGGTGAGTCCGGTCAGCAGCGGGCGGAACTGCCGCGCCAGAGCACGAACCCGAACACGCCGTTCCAGGTGCGCTCGTTCCTGCGCTGCGCGGCCTGCTGAGCGGAGCGTCTACCCTGGACCGGGACCAGGGGAGGTGCGATGGACTTCGGCGCGCGGCCGGTGGTGCTCGACGGCGGTTTGTCCAACCAGCTGGCCGCCGACGGGCATGATCTCAGCGGATCGTTGTGGTCGGCGAGGTTGCTGCTCGACGACCCGGAGGCGATCGTCGCCGCGCACGAGGCGTACTTCCGCGCCGGGGCGCAGATAGCGACGACGGCGAGCTACCAGGTCAGCTTCGAGGGGTTCGCCGCCGCCGGGATCGACGCCGCGAAGGCGTCGGAAGCGTTGCGGCGCAGCGTCGAACTGGCGAGGGAGGCCGCAGCCCGAGTGGGGGGCGGGCTGCGGGTGGCGGCGTCGGTCGGGCCGTACGGGGCGATCACCGCGGACGGGGCGGAGTACCGGGGGCGCTACGGCCTGAGCAAGGCGGAGCTGGCTGGGTTCCACCGGAAACGGCTCGACGTCCTGGTGGACGCCGAGCCGGATTTCCTTGCCGTGGAAACGATCCCGGACCTCGACGAAGCCGTCGTACTCGCCGAACTCGTCGGCGAGTACGACGTCCCGGCCTGGCTTTCGTACACTGTGGACGGTGCACGCACCAGGGCGGGGCAGCCGCTGGCCGAGGCCTTCGCCGTGGCCGCCGGAAGCGACCGGATCGTCGCGACGGGGGTGAACTGCAGCTCCCCGCACGACACCGGCGCGGCGATCGCCCTGGCGGCGCGGGTGTCCGGCAAGCCGGTGGTGGTCTACCCGAACAGCGGCCAGGAGTGGGACGCGGAAACCAGGACCTGGCGGGGAGAACCGGCGTTCGGCCCGGTGGCGGACTGGGTCGATCGCGGTGCCCGCCTCATCGGCGGCTGCTGCCAGGTCGGCCCGGACCAGATCCGCACACTGGCGACGGTGATCGGCTGGACGCCGCCGGGTTGACGGCGGCCCCAGCAAACGGTTCCACCGCTTGCAAAACACTGCCTAGCGCGTCGAGTACGAGTGGGCGCCGGCGCCTGCCAGTTTTCCGGCGTCCACGATCAGGTACTCCTCCCGCAGCGGCTGCTCGTCGAACCAGTGCTCCAGGATCTCCCGGGTCCCGGCCGCGTAGCGCGCCTGGGCGGACAGCGAAGAACCCGAGATGTGCGGCGTCATGCCGTGGTGCGGCATGGTGCGCCACGGGTGATCCGCCGGCGCGGGCTGCGGGTACCAGACATCGCCCGCGTACCCGGCCAGGTGGCCCGATTGGAGCGCCCGCACCACGGCGTCGCGATCGGTGATCTTCGCCCGCGCGGTGTTGACCAGGTAGGCACCCCGCTTCATGGTGGCGATCAGGTCGTCGTCGAACAGGCCCTCGGTTTCCGGGTGCAGCGGCGCGTTGATGGTCACCACGTCGCAGTGCGGCACCAGGTCGGCGGCGCTTTCGTGGAAGGTCAGGCCCAGCTCGCGTTCGACCTCGGCGGGCAGGCGGTGCCGGTCGGTGTAGTGCAGGTGCACGTCGAACGGCTTGAGGCGGCGCAGGATCGCGGTGCCGATCCGCCCGGCGGCCACCGTGCCCACGTGCATGCCTTCGACGTCGTACGAGCGCGACACCGCCTCGGCGATGTTCCAGCCACCCTCACTGGCGATCCGGTGCGCGGGCAGGTAGTCGCGCACCAGCGAGAGGATCATCATCACCGCGTGCTCGGCGACGCTGATGCTGTTGCAGTAGGTCACTTCCGCGACGGTCACCCCGTGCTCGATGGCCGCGTCCAGGTCGACGTGGTCCGACCCGATGCCCGCGGTGATCGCGAGCTTCAGCTTCGGCGCCTTCGCGATCCGCTCGGCGGTCAGGTAGGCGGGCCAGAACGGCTGGGAGATCACGATGTCCGCGTCGGCGAGTTCGTGTTCGAACACCGAATCGGGGCCTTCCTTGTCGGCGGTGACCACCAGGGTGTGGCCGCGGCTTTCGAGGAAGTTCCGCAGGCCCAGCTCGCCGGAGACACTGCCGAGCAGGTGCCCGGGGGTGAAGTCCACGGCCCGTGGCGCCGGCAGCGTCTGCCCGTCCGGGTAGCGGTCGATGCGGGGCAGGTCGTCACGCGGGTACGTGGCGGGATGGCCGGTGGCGGGGTCGTCGTAGAGCACGCAGAGCACCTTTGCCATGACACAGCTCCTCGGTAGTTGGCTCTCCTCCCAGCCTCGCGGCGCTTTTTCCGGCGGTCAAAGCGTTTGCTTCGATGTCGAGATAGCCGAGATCTATGAACCGAGGTGGTGTTCGGCCAGCCGCTCCAGCTCGCCGCGCACGTCGATCTGCCGCGTGGACTCGGTGAAGGCCCGCGCCAGCATCGGTTCCGGGTCGCGCCGGGGGAGCACCAGGCCGATCCGCGGTGCCTGCGGGGTGTCGCGCAGCCGCAGCACGCGCATGCCCGCCGGCACGCCGAACATGTGCAGCCAGGCGTGGGAAATGACGCTGTACCACGTACGTGTGGCGACGTGGGCGTACAGCGCGGCCACCGAGTCGGTTTCGATCGCCGGGGCCACCGTCACCCCGCTCGCGGCGAAGATCCCGTCGAGGATGCGGCGGTTGCGCATCCGCTCCGAGAGCAGGCACAGCGGGACCGCGGCGGCCTGCGCCCACGTGGCGCTCCCGGCGCGGGAGAGTTCGCTGTCGTCGGGCGCGAGTAGCAGGTAATGCTCCTCGTAGACGGGCAGCCGCCGCACCGGCCCGAGCGGTTCACCGTCCAGATAGGTCAGTGCCAGGTCCAGTTCGAACTCCGCCAGCTCGTGCACGATGTCCCTTGAGGACAGTGAGTGCAGCGCGACCCTGGCGTGCGGGTGGCGTTCGCAGAACGGCGCGGTGAGCAGGGAGACCGCGGTGAGCGCGGTCGGGATGGCGCCGATGCGCA
The genomic region above belongs to Amycolatopsis sp. YIM 10 and contains:
- a CDS encoding glutaredoxin domain-containing protein, encoding MDPISTVDLYWRPGCPFCMDLMPRLRRSNLPVREFNIWEDPEAAARVRAAADGNEIVPTVFVGGHAMINPSFEQIEAAVREHAPQLLAS
- a CDS encoding pyruvate dehydrogenase → MATVAEQLVRTLREAGVERIYGIVGDSLNPIVDAVRRTDGIEWVHVRHEETAAFAAAAEAQVTGKLAVCAGSCGPGNLHLINGLFDAHRSGAPVLAIASHIPSAQVGTGFFQETHPDRLFVECSHFSELVSQPEQMPRLLRIAMQTAVGKSGVSVLTIPGDVSERRAPVPGVERVQLVKPSPTIPPADQVTELARLLDSGQKVMLFAGAGAAGAHDEVMALAERLAAPVGHSLGGKEWIQYDNPYDVGMSGLLGYGACYDAMHEADVVVLLGTDFPYDNFLPQARTIQIDIDPAHLGRRTPLELALHGDVKETIKAVLPLLRGHTDRTFLDRMLREHVRRLEKVVDAYTTRSEQHRPIHPEYAADLVDELADEDAVFTVDTGMGNVWAARYLTPNGRRRVIGSFRHGSMANALPHAIGAKLAQPERQVVSISGDGGLAMLMGDLLTLSAYDIGVKVVLFNNSTLGMVKLEMLVDGLPDYGTDQVPVSFAAIAEACGIHSVRVEDPARIGDALRKSFDHPGPSLVELVTDPNALSIPPKITGEMVRGFALAASKTVLNGGVGKMIDMARSNLRNAPRP
- a CDS encoding LysR family transcriptional regulator, yielding MELRVLRLFREVAEGATVTDTATRARVTQPALSRALKRLEHEVGAELFQRSGRALRLTPAGRAFKQHTDAVLESYDLGVRAVGELVDPDTGVVALAFLHTLGTWLVPPVLSGFRRRHPRVRFELRQHGEAGLTAELLDGTADLVLTSGDPGDARIAWQRLLVQPLRVAVPPNHRFARRKQIRLAELADEPFILLRKGYGLRDTTEALCAEAGFSPLVGFEGDEVETLRGLVTAGLGVSLLPLPHTAMFPPSPAEHPAPHLRVSDVVCARDIGIAWLAGRDLPPAGESFRRHVLATAPRALPED
- a CDS encoding succinate dehydrogenase/fumarate reductase iron-sulfur subunit, translated to MKLTVRIWRQSGPADEGGMVTYPVDGVSPDMSFLEMLDVLNEELIGHGEQPVAFDHDCREGICGSCGVVINGEAHGPERTTTCQLHMRSFRDGDVIDVEPWRAKGFPVVKDLVVDRSAFDRIIGSGGYVTAPTGAAPEAHATPVPKPDADLAFDNATCIGCGACVAACPNGSAMLFTAAKVTHLNVLPQGSPEREQRVLDMVETMDAEDFGGCTNVGECVAACPKGIPFTSIANLNREFLRASRRR
- a CDS encoding fumarate reductase/succinate dehydrogenase flavoprotein subunit → MDEYEPGEPIADTRAPGGPIERRWDERKFTAKLVNPANRRKHRVIVVGTGLAGGSAGATLAEQGYHVTQFCFQDSPRRAHSVAAQGGINAAKNYRNDGDSVYRLFYDTVKGGDFRSRESNVYRLAEISGQIIDQCVAQGVPFAREYGGLLDTRSFGGVQVQRTFYARGQTGQQLLLGAYQALSRQIDAGNVEMHARTEMLDLIVVDGRARGIVARDLITGEVTSHLADAVVLATGGYGNVFYLSTNAKGSNATAIWRAHKRGAYLANPCFTQIHPTCIPRSGEHQSKLTLMSESLRNDGRIWVPKRAGDERPPNQIPESERDYYLERLYPSFGNLVPRDIASRAAKNQCDAGFGVGPGGLGVYLDFADAIARLGRPAIEAKYGNLFDMYERITAENPYEVPMRIYPAIHYTMGGLWVDYDLQTTVPGLFAIGEANFSDHGANRLGASALMQGLADGYFVLPPAINDYLARGTFEPVPPDAASEVESEVRSRVDRLLAVQGDRTVDSFHRELGMLMWDHCGMARNETGLRKALGRLPALREEFWRRVRIPGSGAELNQELEKAGRVADFLEFGELMLLDALVREESCGGHFREEHQTPEGEAQRDDERFSYVAAWQYGEEKPVLHKEHLEFDYVHPTQRSYT
- a CDS encoding succinate dehydrogenase cytochrome b subunit, with amino-acid sequence MVLAPAGTASAATKKKTRKRPALLDFWRSTIGKKVVMAVTGLLMVAFLLAHMAGNLKIFFGPAEFDAYSAWLRTIGGPVLHHGWYLWIQRTGLLIALVLHITAAAQLSRRDRRARPVRYVHGRRPRATFATRTMRWGGVIIAFYLVWHVLDLTVGAVHPDFVPHHPYQNVVTNFQVWWINLIYFVPVILVGLHINHGFFSAAQTLGVNHPARRRALKGTGSALAFVITAGFLLVPIAVMTGMVN
- a CDS encoding LysR family transcriptional regulator, giving the protein MQFQQLAYFVAVAETRHFTQAAERMRVAQPSLSQQVKALERDVGATLFHRIRGNVTLTEAGETLLPFARRILAETETAYRAVRELDELGRGRVRFGATPSLCTGVLPRLLATFRGKYPGIELVLQEGGSRDLQAALSEGTLDLAMIVDSRVHDDHRLSTVPLFVEELVVISPKDEPAPVAGARMKIRDLRGHPLVMFRRGYDLREATMDACRAEGFEPDFAIEGGEMDAVLEFVRAGIGLAVVPGTVVGDRFRITRFGPPGLARTVRLAYRRDVEPSRAVRALRDAVPRLLYQATAATTGETLTRIIQVE
- a CDS encoding peptidase inhibitor family I36 protein; the encoded protein is MLSRITQFMAAALFALVLVPGTASAAPVSSSGPASSSAAEGVNDCPGNWICWWSQSNYNGQRAGGEHGADGCWNLVGPPNFAYSMTNNTNVNITMQSRPCGESGQQRAELPRQSTNPNTPFQVRSFLRCAAC
- the mmuM gene encoding homocysteine S-methyltransferase — protein: MDFGARPVVLDGGLSNQLAADGHDLSGSLWSARLLLDDPEAIVAAHEAYFRAGAQIATTASYQVSFEGFAAAGIDAAKASEALRRSVELAREAAARVGGGLRVAASVGPYGAITADGAEYRGRYGLSKAELAGFHRKRLDVLVDAEPDFLAVETIPDLDEAVVLAELVGEYDVPAWLSYTVDGARTRAGQPLAEAFAVAAGSDRIVATGVNCSSPHDTGAAIALAARVSGKPVVVYPNSGQEWDAETRTWRGEPAFGPVADWVDRGARLIGGCCQVGPDQIRTLATVIGWTPPG
- a CDS encoding NAD-dependent formate dehydrogenase — encoded protein: MAKVLCVLYDDPATGHPATYPRDDLPRIDRYPDGQTLPAPRAVDFTPGHLLGSVSGELGLRNFLESRGHTLVVTADKEGPDSVFEHELADADIVISQPFWPAYLTAERIAKAPKLKLAITAGIGSDHVDLDAAIEHGVTVAEVTYCNSISVAEHAVMMILSLVRDYLPAHRIASEGGWNIAEAVSRSYDVEGMHVGTVAAGRIGTAILRRLKPFDVHLHYTDRHRLPAEVERELGLTFHESAADLVPHCDVVTINAPLHPETEGLFDDDLIATMKRGAYLVNTARAKITDRDAVVRALQSGHLAGYAGDVWYPQPAPADHPWRTMPHHGMTPHISGSSLSAQARYAAGTREILEHWFDEQPLREEYLIVDAGKLAGAGAHSYSTR
- a CDS encoding LysR family transcriptional regulator, with protein sequence MLLRQLEYLVALARERHFGRAAQACHVSQPSLSAAIRTLERELDTPLVHRGRRFGGLTPEGERVLRWAHRMLAERDALLADLAEMRHGLTGTLRIGAIPTALTAVSLLTAPFCERHPHARVALHSLSSRDIVHELAEFELDLALTYLDGEPLGPVRRLPVYEEHYLLLAPDDSELSRAGSATWAQAAAVPLCLLSERMRNRRILDGIFAASGVTVAPAIETDSVAALYAHVATRTWYSVISHAWLHMFGVPAGMRVLRLRDTPQAPRIGLVLPRRDPEPMLARAFTESTRQIDVRGELERLAEHHLGS